The Solanum lycopersicum chromosome 9, SLM_r2.1 genome window below encodes:
- the LOC138337014 gene encoding uncharacterized protein, whose protein sequence is METLVVVSQHKNHYYDRTRGQAPIRFGSFGSPPSVGFKEINCRNFESSAGILPTPLKAYSTPVTKKGYSSSFRSKTPSPPSSIQGKSHSEGQKKSKKSVHSSAVSIPIDIKGGGDSRKEGSLNDEFAYSELWAGPAYSNSPPPSSLPIPKFSVKPKRTVSLDLPTTSPFGIDLPPFAKSAPASPTRERSPSPGVLSDSTDSATQTLRRILNLEIMD, encoded by the coding sequence ATGGAGACACTTGTTGTTGTTTCTCAGCATAAGAATCACTACTATGATAGAACTAGGGGTCAAGCTCCTATTCGATTTGGATCCTTTGGGTCACCTCCTTCTGTAGGGTTCAAAGAGATAAATTGCCGGAATTTTGAATCAAGTGCCGGTATACTTCCTACCCCGTTAAAGGCCTATTCTACACCAGTCACTAAAAAGGGTTATTCATCCTCGTTTCGTTCCAAAACACCTTCACCCCCATCATCTATCCAGGGTAAATCTCACTCTGAAGGTCAAAAGAAGTCGAAAAAATCAGTCCATAGTAGTGCAGTTTCAATACCTATTGACATCAAAGGGGGTGGTGATTCGAGAAAGGAGGGGTCTTTGAATGATGAGTTTGCTTATTCTGAACTTTGGGCTGGTCCAGCTTACTCAAACTCACCTCCACCTAGCTCTTTGCCCATCCCCAAATTTTCTGTTAAGCCTAAAAGGACAGTTTCCCTTGACCTGCCTACTACTTCACCCTTTGGCATTGATTTGCCTCCCTTTGCTAAATCTGCACCTGCATCCCCGACCCGGGAGCGCAGCCCATCTCCAGGAGTTTTATCTGACAGTACTGACTCTGCAACACAGACTCTCCGACGCATTCTCAATCTTGAAATTATGGATTGA